A window of Adhaeribacter arboris genomic DNA:
CGATGAAACAACATTCCGCTTATAATAATGGTACATGATAATTTTGTATAAAAGGATTAGACTTGATTAATTATTTTGAAAAGAATGGGGGCGGAACAAAATGGCCGTACCGGAGAATTATTTTTTTATTATTTCCACCGTCTGGCGTTCTGTGCCGGTAATTACTTCCAGGATATAGAGGCCAGCTTTCTGTCCGGTTAAGGAAAGTTTTATTTGTTGATTACCGCCGGGTGCTACCAAGTGGTGTTTTAACTGCGTGTTTCCCTGCAAATCCAGCAAACGGATTTGAACTTCCTGCCGGGCGGGTGCCTCGAAAGCTACAGTGAGTTGGTCCTGCACCGGCACGGGATAAGCGTTTAAACCCGCCAGTACCTGGTTTTTATTCGTTGGCGCGGCGGTAGCTATACTGGTGGCAATGGTGCCTTTTACATTTAAGAAAGCGTTTAGGGTAGTACCGACCACTTCGTGTTGCACAAAACCGGTAACGGTTTTAGCGGTGGAACTGGCTTTCAGGCGCACAAATAGCGCTCCTTCGGCGTTGCCTAAGTTATCGGTGGTAAGGGTTATGGAGGCGGTACTGCCAAAAGTGCCTTTTTGCAAATTGCTTACTTCAAAACCCGCGGGTGCCGTAGAAGTAATGGTAAAAGCGGTGTTGGGGGTTACTTCTTTCAGGAAGGTGCGGTAACCCCGGGGGAACGAAGGCTGGTTTTTAACGGCCGTTAAATTGGTAGCGCTGGTGATACTCAATACAAGTTTAGGTTCTATATCGGCTTTTACGCTGCCACTTACGCTTAACTTACGTACACCGGTTAGCGGGTGAACGTGCAGCACATCGCCGGCGTAATCTCCCACGGCCAAGTCACCTTTTAATCGCACGAATAAGCTAGTCTGTAAATTATTCAGGTTTACTTGCCCGCTAACATCATCGGCATCCGTTCCAATGGTAAAAACTTCTTGGTAAGGACCTTCTTTTTTCGCGCTTACTTCAAAATTCTTCGGGGCAATTATCGTAAACGAATTTATAATCTGACAGTCGTTCGTTGGGAAATCCGAAGCGGTAAAGAGATAATTTTTTGGCTCAGAAGGCTTTCCGGTAGCTTTAATGGCCGTAAGTCCCGTTATATTGTCCGGCGAAACGCCCATGGTTGCTTTTATCTTACCTACTCCACCTTGCAAAAGCACGGTAGCCGTACCGACCTGGTCGTTAAAGAAAGTAGCATCTTCAATATAGTTCCCCGTTTTTAAGTTAGGTTTTAACCGGAAGTAAATCTTTTTAGAATAACTTACTACTTGACCCGGTGTCGGCGGCGCAATAACTAAGGAATGGCTAAAACCAAATGTCCGGTTTAAACTTACTTCAAAGCTCTCCGGGAAATTGATAAAAACTTTCTGGGAACCCGTACTCAGTAGGTTATCGGCTCTCACGGCAGCTGAATCGGCCCGCGGGCTTTCGCCTTCAAAATAGCTGGGAGGCCCGTCGGTTTGGGTGGGTGAAGTAGTACCTAATTGAGTCATGGCTACTTTGGCGGGCAGCGAGAAAACCGTTCCGCTCACCGGAAAGTTAGCCATACTAGTGCTCGGAGAAGTAATAAAAGTATGCTGCACGACTCCTTTATGGCTTCCCGGAAGAATATTATCTTTTAATCGAACAAAAACTTCCTGACTGGAATTTCTTGCAATAAAGGCAGCCGAGATAATAGCAAATGTTTTGAATTCACCCGTTGGCCCCGAAGTATTTCCTTCAAAACCAGCCGGAAAAAACAATTCTATATCTTTCCCACCGGGCATGTCTTTCCAGAACATTGTGTACTTTTGGGCGATAGAGTTTTTTCCTAAAGTGGCCGTAAATCCGCTTAGTTCCGGTTTAGAAAAAGTAATAGTAGGGGCTACAACAACATTGGCCGCATTAAGTCTGGATGTTTTCGGCGGCACTCCCGCTAAAGCATTGTAACCAACTAAAAGCGAAAGAAACAGGGCAATTAATCCCCGGTAATATTTAATTAAGATAGAGCGTAGCATTTTTTCGGAATTTTTAAAATGTTTTAAAAGGAGGAAATTTGATTGAATAAAGAAGAGGTGTCGGAAAAAAGCATTAATATTTAGTAATACCCCGCGACAGCGTAGCATTAATAATTTGGCCCTCGGTAATGAAAAGCGTTTCGCCGGCGGTGTTTTTTACCTGACATTTAAAAGTGCCGTTTACTACTTGGTTGATAGTATCTACCTGGGTTAAGTGAAAGGTGCCGGCCACCAAAGAATAAGAATTAAGCAAATCGCCCAGGTAATCTGGTTTATAACTGCCGTGCGATTTTTGGCGAAAGGACCCACCTTCCTGAAAAGTGTAATCGGCGGGTGCTGAGCCGTTCAGGTTTACATTAAGCGTGCGTTTTTCTTCGTGCATGTTGGTGGTAATATTTAGCCAGGTTACGGCATCACCGGCCTGCCACTTAAAACGGCTTACTGTCCAACCCGAAGTTTTCACGGGAATTCCATTTACTTTAAAAGTTATCCGGTTTTTTACTGCGGCGGTAGGATTTTTTAGTTTAGCTGGAGCGGAGTTTAAACCCTGAGCCTTGTTGCAGCTTATCAGTAACCAAGCCGAAGCAATAATTAACAGAGCGGTTTTGAGGGTGGATGAGAGTAACATTACTTTTAAAAAATTTAATTTTTTATTGTGAAAGGCGGGCAGAGGCATTTTGCCGTAGTTGTTTGCACCGGCAAAATGCCTCTGCCCTGGATTTAAAGGAGAAATTTGTGCAACCAAAGGCCTTACTGGTTGGTATTGGCTATAGGCTCGTTGTACAAGAAATCATCCATAACTACCACATCGTAAGTAGCGGTATCCGTACTACCGGCGGCTATTTTGGCATTACCCGCGTGAATCTTTACTGAGGTTACTTTATCATCCGGGAAATAAACTCCCAAAAATGAAAAACTACTGGCTCCCGACCGGGGTTTAACCGGGTAAATACCCAAGCTTTTATCGCCGTTAAAAAACTCCATAGTGGTGGAACTAGGCAGGTCTACATCCGAGAAAATAGCTCCGAAACCTTTTACAAAAGCATCTTGGTTAGTGCCAGGCACCTTAAAAGTAACTTCTGTAACCGTGGAGCTAATGGTGGCAAAAGTTTTTGCCGGGCTAAAAGTGGCGAACTGCGTACTGTAACTCGGGTCTACATCGTTAAAATTAGTATCGCTGATGCGGAAAGTGGCACCGGGATGGTTGAACAAAATGCCTCTTTTGCGTCCGGCCGGTAAAGTGGGGTCCGGGGAGTTAAAGAAATCAAAAGGGAAAGTGTTCGTGTTGGTAAAAGTGGCGGGTACGGCATCCCAGTTTACTTCCCGGCGGCCGCTGGTTTTACCCGGTTTCGTGTTTAAGGAATCTCCCAAAGTAGATCTGAACCCGGCTAACTTGGCATCCACGTCCTCGGCGGTCGTGAAAACCATAACGGTTGGGGATTTAGGCGTTTCGTTATCCTTTTCATCACAACTTACTAAGCCAACTAAGGCTAAGGCGAGGAAACTGAATTTTCTAACTAATTTTTTCATGATTGTTTAAAGGTTTTCGATTTTAGTTTTAAGTACCGGATTAGCCCGGCGTTTATACCACAAAGAGAGGCATTAAGGGCGGCGGCTACAATCCCCGAAAAAGGTAGATTTTAAAGGATGATTTCCAGAACTGTAAAAATATTCGGGCATATAATCCCCGATTAAGGGGATATTTATTAATAACTAACCCGCTGAATCTCAAAATTTTGTTAATTGCAGAAGAGTAATTGGTTAAATATTCGGTTTGTAAAATGAGTAAATTTTTAACATTCGGGTTCTGCCTGTTTTTACTCAATGGCTCTTATGCGGTCTCCGCCCAAACCTTTATTTTTGATAAGCTAACTACCCAAAACGGACTATCCAACAATAAAGTAAATTGCATCGTCCAAGATCGGCGAGGCTTTATCTGGTTTGGCACCGAGGATGGCCTGAACCGGTACGATGGCAAAGAAATGGTTATATTCCGGAACCGGCCGGAGGATAATTACGGACTTTCGGGCAACATTATCACTGGTTTGCACCTGGACCAAAGCGATATTATGTGGATTGCTACCGCCGACGGCGGATTAACTCGTTACAATTACCGTTTGCCCTACCAGCAGCAATTTAAAAGATACCGGCACCTGCCCCACGACTCCACCTCTATTCCGGTAAATATTATAAACGCCCTGATTGAGGATAAGCAAGGGTATTTGTGGCTGGCCACCAGCGGCGGCGGCATATTACGGTTTAACAAACACTCCGAAAAATTTGATAAAATTACATACCAGGGCGTAAAAACCGCACTTGCCCTGACGGTAAGGCAAGATACTATTTGGGCCGGCATGCAGGGCAGCGGGTTATTAAAAATAGATACCCGTACCTCCCATTCAATTTCGGATGCGAATTACAAAAGTGCTTATCTTAAACTGCCGCACGTTGTGGTTACCTCCTTGTATACCGACCAGAAAAATCACGTGTGGTACGGCTCCTGGGATAATATTTTGTACCGTTATCATGCGGAGGTAAAAAAAGAAGAAAAGTTTCCCATAATAGGGGCACCTACCGCCTCTTTTACCGACGAAGCCACTACTTTTGCCAACGACTACCAGGGTAATCTTTGGATTGGCGGCCGTTACGAAGGCTTACATATTTATAATTACCGGCAAAATTCTTTCCGGCACCTGGGGTCAGACCCGCAAAAAGCTGGCTCGCTTATCCATAATAAAGTTAATTGCCTTTACCGCGACCGCGACGGCATCATGTGGGTAGGAACGGATAAAGGAGTAAGTAAATACAATCCGTACCAACAACAGTTTACTTCACAATTTTTACCGGTAAAAAGCAACGCTACTCAACCCGGCCGCATCTTTGATTTTTACGTGGATGCCCAAGAAACTTTATGGATTGGTACCAGCGACGGCATGTTTAAGAAACCAAAAAATGCGCCTGGTTTTGAGCATATTGTTTTAAAATATCAAGGTACAGAACTGGCGGTCAGCAAATTTCACCAAAGTACCAACGGTGATTTTTACTTAGGTACTAATTATTCTTTGTTTAGATTTAATCCGGCTACGCACGCTATCAACCTCTTACCCGACCAGGCTCATGATTTGGTAATGAGCCAGATTATTGCTTCCCGCATTATTTCGCTGGTAGATTTTAAAATTCACCAGCAGCCAATTCTATTCGCGGTGCCTTACGGACACTATCTTTCTTATTACGACTATGCCCGACAAAGCTGGGTTTCTCGAGCCGATAGTGCCCGGAAGATAGTCACGCGCCTGGATTTGAAGGATAACTTAATTCGTAAACTATATAAAAGTCGGGATGGTAAATTATGGATGGCTACCGCCAAAAACGGTTTAGCCGAACTTATCTCTCTGCCTTACCCCCATTTTATTTATTATCAGAACGATCCTGCCAACTTTAAATCCCTCAGCAGCGATAATGTGTACGATATTGCCGAAGATTCCCGGCATAACTTATGGGTGAGTACTTACGGCGGCGGCCTAAATTACTTCGAACGCGCCACCCAAACGTTCCGTCATATTTCGGAATCGCCTAATCTGTTGCAGGGAATTGCGGTGGATAAAAAAGGAAAAGTATGGATGGTAGCTAATGGCAATTTATACGGGTATGATCCGGCTAAAAAGCGTTTTTCGTCGTACCATTTACTGGATGTAGAAGATACAGGGGGGCTTAATGGAACCATTTACCAGGATGCGGCCGGTACTATTTACGTCGGCAGTGGCCATTATTTCGTTCAATTTAAATCGGAAAAAATTAAAGACCCAATGCCCCCGAGCAAGCCGGTATTTACTGATTTCCGGATATTTAATGTTAATCGTAATGAGTTACTGCGGCAAAAAGCCATTAAACTTAACTACAATCAAAACTTTTTTTCACTTAAATTCTCTTCGCCTAATTACTTAAGCCCCGACAATATAAATTATAGTTATCAACTGGAAGGTATCGATAAAAACTGGCACAACGTGGGTAGTACCAACATTGCCGGCTACACCAATTTGCCCCCCGGTGATTATTTGTTTAAAGTAAAAGCCAATACCGGCACGGCCAGTTCTTCGGACCAGGTAAGCACCATAGTTATTACCATTGTACCTCCTTTCTGGCAAGTTTGGTGGTTTTATGGTTTGGTGATAGGTTTTATCTCTTTAATAATTTATTCTATTTACCGTTATCGCATCGAGCAACTTTTAAAAAGACAAGCCATCCGCAACAAAATTGCCCAGGACTTACACGACTCGGTTGGCTCTACGTTGAGTAGTATTTCGGTTTACAGCCAGGTAGCCCAAATTAAAAATGCCGCCGCCGAAGGACCGGAATTAAATAGTTTACTCACTAAAATCAGCACCATTTCCAACGAGATGATTTCGGAAATGAATGATATTGTGTGGGCCATTAACCCGGTTAACGACGGGATGGATAAAATAATCGGCCGGATAGAGTCATTCGGCCGGCCGTTGCTGCGCGCCAATAACATTAACTTTAGCATTAACCGCGAAGATTTACCACCCACCATTGATGTGGGAATGGAAAAAAGCAAAGATGTTTATTTAATCCTAAAAGAAGCTTTAACCAATTGCGCCAAACATGCTGCCGCCAAAAATGTAGAGCTTACTTTAAAGCTGCAACACAAGCATATTGTCATGCAAGTAAAAGATGATGGCCGCGGATTGCCCACCAGCCCTAATTTAACTCCTTCGCTGTCGGGTAACGGGTTGCGCAACATCAGAAACCGGGTAAATAATTTAAAGGGCCAATTAAAAGTAACTTCTGGGCCTACCGGTACCACGCTCGTTATCGATTTTAGAATCACCTAATTCGGGGATTGTTTGCCACCGGAAATAATAACAGCTTTGTAAATAATCTAAAGAAACCGACAAAGTTTGGTTGGTTGCTATTATATTCTATACTATTGATTTACAATCAACTAAAAACCTTTATCTTATACTTAATTTCCCAAACACCCGAAGCTATGCCTTTAAAAATTATTATTTTCGATGATAACATCAATATTCGGGAAAGCATTACCATGCTTTTAAGCACCGTAAGCGATTTTAAAGTTGTGGGCGCTTTCAGTAATGTACTAAATTGCCTCGCGGACATCCGCAAAACCCAGCCCGATATTATTCTCATGGATATTGCCATGCCCGAAATGACCGGGATTGAAGCCGTGAAACTGATAAAACAAGAATTTCCGCACATTCACGTGCTCATGCAAACCGTTTTTGAAGACGACGAACGGGTATTTGATTCTATATGCAACGGGGCTTCGGGGTACATTTTAAAGAGTTTCCTTAACACCAATTTAATTCACGCTATCCAAGAGCTACAATACGGCGGCGCTCCCATGTCGCCGACCATTGCCCGCAAAGTACTCAACAAACTAAAATCCGGAAGCCCGGTAGAAGCACCGGAACGGAACGACTCGTATCATTTAACCAGCCGGGAAAAAGAAATTCTGACTTGTTTGGTTGATGGTTTAAGTTATAAAATGATTGCGGCCAAACTGTTTATCAGTTACGAAACCGTGCGCTCGCACGTAAAAAATATCTACGAAAAGCTGCACGTGGCCTCCTTAACCGAGGTGGTGGCCAAAGCCATTAAGCAGCGATTGGTGTAATTTTGCTTTTCTAAGCAGTAAATACAAGATTTCCTCTAACAAGCAGAAGTGGATTATGGTAGCCTTGCAAATAATCTTCAACCGTAAGAGAAATAAATTTTCCAACTGGCTCAAACTGCAAGTTGCTTTTTTTTACAAATTGACCGATTCGGGTAATAACCGGAAGGACAACCGGTGATAAGGCGTTGTTCCCACTTCCTGAATCGCCTGCCGGTGTAATCGCGTCGGATAGCCGGCATTCTGTTCCCAACCATACCCGGGAAACTGTTCGGCTAATTTTGTCATGATGTCGTCCCGGTACGTTTTGGCCAGTACCGAAGCCGCCGCAATAGAAAAATATTTGCGGTCGCCTTTTACAATACAGGCGTGCGGAATACCTGGGTACGGAATAAATTGGTTTCCGTCTACAATTAAAAATTCCGGGGGAGTTGGTAGCTGATTTAGCGCTTGATGCATCGCCAGAAATGAAGCTTTCGAAATATTTATTTGATCAATATCGCCCGGTGATACCTCGCTAACCGCCCAACTAACGGCCTCCCGGCAAATTTCTTCGCGTAAAGTTTCCCGTTGTTTTTTAGTGAGCAGCTTAGAATCCGTTAAAATAGGGTGGAAATAATCTAAAGGTAAAATTACGGCGGCCGCTACTACCGGACCAGCCAAACATCCCCGACCGGCTTCATCCAAACCAGCTTCCAATTTTAAACCGCTGTAATTAGCCAACAAAGTAGCTTTTTCTTTCGCCAAGGTAACCGTTGTAATAAAAGTTTAATTAACTAAATAATGATTAACAAATTAAAAGAGTAAAACTTAATCTGCTAAAAAATTGCCTGAATTTTATTCATCGATTATTTAAAAGGAAAGAACTTCGTTCCATCTTCCTCCGCATGGCTGCTCTACATTCTTAATATAAAATTAATATAAGGTTTTTGGCACTTATAAAGGTTTTACCTTATAGTTAGTACTTTATATTAATAAATAAAAATATAACTTTTTTATATTTTAAAAATTTTACCTCAAATGCCTCTTTAATTTTAAATTAAGCAAAATAAAGACAAAACACTAAGCGATATTCCAGTATTTTGTTATTTAACAGCCATTTACCTAATAAAATCATTTTAGAATCTCACAAAAGAGCAGATTTAATATTACTAAATTGTTACGCCTTCCATAATAAAAAATAAGAAATTTCCGATACGAAAGTAAACATTACCGCATTACTCCCGTATTAGCTTTACACTAGTAACCAATACTATAACTTACCATACATTTTAATATAAAATCCGAATAATGGAGGAAAACCTGAACGAGAATTGGCATAACGAATCCGAAAAAGCTACCCACGTTATTCCGGTTATAGAAGAACACGTACAGGTTGGCAAAAAGATAGTAGAGACCGGACGCGTACGGATTATTAAAACCGTTCACGCTGAAGAAGCACACGTAGAAGCTCCGTTGTTACAGGAAGAAGTACAAATAGAACGGGTTCCGGTAAATCAATACATTGAGACCGCCCCTTCGGTACGCTATGAAGGCGAGGTAATGATTATTCCGGTAATCCAGGAAGTAGTGGTAATTGAAAAGCGGTTAATGCTGGTAGAAGAAATTCGCGTGCATAAACAACAAGTACATACAAATGTGTCGGAAACTATTACGCTTCGGAAAGAAGAAGTAAAAATAGAACGAATAGACACGAATAATTTAACTAACGAAACTTTTTAATTTTTATAATTCTAATTCTATTAACCTAAACTAAAAACACATAAAACTATGGCACAAACAGTAGTAGGAATATTCGACAATTCAACAGAAGCGCAACAAGCATTGCAGCAATTAATTAGCTCGGGCATTTCGCAAGATAGAATAGATATCTCCACTCCCGGCGCATCTGGTTCCAGCACTAGCGGAACTACTTCTTCCGATTTTAGCAGTGGTAGTACTACCGCCAATTATAGTGGCAGTACCACTTCTGGTTACAATACCGATAGAGATGATGATGATAGCGTAAGTCGGTTCTTCCGCAATTTATTCGGTTCCGACGATGATGACAACGTAAGGTCTTACAGCGAAGTAGGCCGTCGTGGTTCTATTATTACCGTTCACGCGCAATCTGCCCAAGAGGCCGAAAGTGCCGCTCAAATTCTGGATCAATACGGAGCTGTGGATATTGATGAACGCGCTCAGCAATACCGGAACCAATCTTATACGAATACGGCAGATGCTACTTCCGGCGCTATTCCGATTATTGAAGAGGAATTGCAAGTGGGTAAGCGGGTTGTAGAAACTGGTGGCGCCCGTATCCGGAGCCGCATTATTGAACGTCCGGTTGAAGAAAGTATACGTTTACGCGTAGAACATGTCCGGGTAGAACGTAACGCCGTAAATCGTCCGGCTACCGAAGCAGATTTAGCTAACTTCCGCGAAGGCGAAATTGAACTTAGAGAACAAGCCGAAGTACCGGTAGTAGGCAAAGAAGCCCGCGTAGTGGAAGAAGTAAGATTAGGTAAAGAAGTAGAAGAACGGGAAGAAACCATTCACGATACCGTTCGCCGCACTGATGTAGAAGTAGAAAATTTGGGTACGGATGTAAATCGCACCGGTACTACAAATACTACGCGCACCACGGATTTAGATGATTTAGATCGGAACCCTAATTTGTAAGCGTCTGATCTAAATAAAAGCTTAGATATAAAAAAAGCGGCCATATTTAAATGGCCGCTTTTTTTATTTAATAATTTATACGGATTGCTTTTTAGCGAGAATAAATCGGTGGTATAATTTTCCCTACCGCAAAATATACAATTTACCGTAGCCCTTCGTAAAAGCTTTATCGCCGGCCGTAGAACGGTGGGTAAACGAATCGGTATCCATGACTACCCGGTACAAGTAAACCCCGTTGGCTAACTTATCGCCAAATTCATCGGTGCCATCCCAGGCATAGTCGCTGGTGTTGTTGCCAACCTTAATGGGGCCCAGTTCTTCTTTGGTTATTTCGCGAACAACTTTACCCGTTACCGTTAAAATTTGCACTTTCAGATTTTGCGGAATTTGCGCTCCCGTAACCGTAAATACAAATCGGGTTTTACTCGAAAGCGGATTCGGGTACGGATAAAAATTTGTAATGGTAGACTCGTTAATTACGTTAAAACTAATTTCGTAAGGTTCAAAACCGGCGGCATTATTAGCTACATCCCGGGCTTGTACCCGCAGTTTATAAAGTCCGTTGGGTAAATTTTGCGGATTATACTCCACCCGGAAATCATTCTTTTCATTAGCCGGAAATACTTTTATCTCGCCGCCGCTTAAATTTATTTGTTCATAATTCTGACTATTGGGTTTTAACAAGAGCATTTCCATTCCCTCGGTATCCTTTAAAAAAGAGAATTTATCTTCGTCTTTCACCGAAACCGTAATTTGTGGATTGGGCGAAATAATGTCCCCATCCAAAATATGCTGACCATCAAAAGCAACATCTAAAATGGGGGGAATATTAGCTCCTACGGTAAAGGGTACTTCAAACACGTTATTCGTGTAAATTAGCTCGGGCTGCAGATACGGATTAACGAAAAAACGCAAGGTATATTTACCGCTCAATCCCCGAGTAGGAAAAGTAACCGGAATATCCACGAGTTCTCCTTTGGCTATTGGCTTTACTTTTATATCCTGGGTAAAACCGCTATTTCCAATTAAACTAAGGCGGGCTACTAAAGAATCCGGGAAATTATGCTGCGAAATATTCTGGAAAGTAAAACTGGTCGAAATACTGCCGGCTGTTGCTTGCGTTCCTAAATTTTTGTATTTATCGGTTACCAGAGTGTCGGCTAAAACCAAACCTTCCGGGGTACCTTTATAAAGTACCAGCCAATCGGTAAGTTGGGGAGCGGTTCGGTCGAGCGTATCCGAAACCGCCAACTGCAATCGTAAATAAGGATACCGGCGGGCGTTCAGTTTTGTTAAATCTAAATTCCGACTGTTCGTATTTTCATAAACCAGGGTGTCTTTATTTCTTTGCGCATCGTAGCCTCGTACCGTTAAGGAATAATTATCTTTTCCGGCCCCGTTACTTTTAATTACCGTTTGCATCTTGTTCCACTCGGTTGCTGGGCCAACGAAGGTAGACGTTATTTCGCCGGAAACACCCCGCGTAGTAATTTCGGTACTTAGCTCAACCATTTGCAGGGCAGCTTCGGTGGGTTCACCTCGCACATAAGTTTTCTCCTGAGCCGTTCCAATGGCGCCTCCCTTGCGGCCAACTAGTGCCAAAGGATAACCCGTTTGCACACTATCAATCAGGCGAGAACCTAAGTTCCGGAATTCTGCTTTAAGCTGAGGAGTGAAGGTACTGAACGGCACGTTATTCACGCTAATTAAAGCTACGTAATAACCGGAGGGCACTGCTTCCAGAAACTGGCGCAGAATTTCCTGATTCTGAACAACCGCAATATTGCCGAATTGGTACATAACTCTAGGAAAATTGCCACAAAGACTGGCCCCTAATGTAGCCGGCATACTATGTTGTTCCAAGGTTTTATCATTGAAAACTACGGCCAGGATATTGGGTTGGCCAAAGCCGCAGGAAGCATCGAACCGGGTCCGGCCATCGATAAAAATACCACTGGGCGGATACGCCGCGGCTACTTTTCCCCCGCCGGTTTTTAAGATTAACTTCCGGGAGATGGGCGTAAATTCCCATTTTTGACCTGGTGATTCCAAAGTAATACCTCTGGTACTGGCGCTGCGTAATTGAGCGGG
This region includes:
- a CDS encoding T9SS type A sorting domain-containing protein, with amino-acid sequence MLRSILIKYYRGLIALFLSLLVGYNALAGVPPKTSRLNAANVVVAPTITFSKPELSGFTATLGKNSIAQKYTMFWKDMPGGKDIELFFPAGFEGNTSGPTGEFKTFAIISAAFIARNSSQEVFVRLKDNILPGSHKGVVQHTFITSPSTSMANFPVSGTVFSLPAKVAMTQLGTTSPTQTDGPPSYFEGESPRADSAAVRADNLLSTGSQKVFINFPESFEVSLNRTFGFSHSLVIAPPTPGQVVSYSKKIYFRLKPNLKTGNYIEDATFFNDQVGTATVLLQGGVGKIKATMGVSPDNITGLTAIKATGKPSEPKNYLFTASDFPTNDCQIINSFTIIAPKNFEVSAKKEGPYQEVFTIGTDADDVSGQVNLNNLQTSLFVRLKGDLAVGDYAGDVLHVHPLTGVRKLSVSGSVKADIEPKLVLSITSATNLTAVKNQPSFPRGYRTFLKEVTPNTAFTITSTAPAGFEVSNLQKGTFGSTASITLTTDNLGNAEGALFVRLKASSTAKTVTGFVQHEVVGTTLNAFLNVKGTIATSIATAAPTNKNQVLAGLNAYPVPVQDQLTVAFEAPARQEVQIRLLDLQGNTQLKHHLVAPGGNQQIKLSLTGQKAGLYILEVITGTERQTVEIIKK
- a CDS encoding sensor histidine kinase, with the translated sequence MSKFLTFGFCLFLLNGSYAVSAQTFIFDKLTTQNGLSNNKVNCIVQDRRGFIWFGTEDGLNRYDGKEMVIFRNRPEDNYGLSGNIITGLHLDQSDIMWIATADGGLTRYNYRLPYQQQFKRYRHLPHDSTSIPVNIINALIEDKQGYLWLATSGGGILRFNKHSEKFDKITYQGVKTALALTVRQDTIWAGMQGSGLLKIDTRTSHSISDANYKSAYLKLPHVVVTSLYTDQKNHVWYGSWDNILYRYHAEVKKEEKFPIIGAPTASFTDEATTFANDYQGNLWIGGRYEGLHIYNYRQNSFRHLGSDPQKAGSLIHNKVNCLYRDRDGIMWVGTDKGVSKYNPYQQQFTSQFLPVKSNATQPGRIFDFYVDAQETLWIGTSDGMFKKPKNAPGFEHIVLKYQGTELAVSKFHQSTNGDFYLGTNYSLFRFNPATHAINLLPDQAHDLVMSQIIASRIISLVDFKIHQQPILFAVPYGHYLSYYDYARQSWVSRADSARKIVTRLDLKDNLIRKLYKSRDGKLWMATAKNGLAELISLPYPHFIYYQNDPANFKSLSSDNVYDIAEDSRHNLWVSTYGGGLNYFERATQTFRHISESPNLLQGIAVDKKGKVWMVANGNLYGYDPAKKRFSSYHLLDVEDTGGLNGTIYQDAAGTIYVGSGHYFVQFKSEKIKDPMPPSKPVFTDFRIFNVNRNELLRQKAIKLNYNQNFFSLKFSSPNYLSPDNINYSYQLEGIDKNWHNVGSTNIAGYTNLPPGDYLFKVKANTGTASSSDQVSTIVITIVPPFWQVWWFYGLVIGFISLIIYSIYRYRIEQLLKRQAIRNKIAQDLHDSVGSTLSSISVYSQVAQIKNAAAEGPELNSLLTKISTISNEMISEMNDIVWAINPVNDGMDKIIGRIESFGRPLLRANNINFSINREDLPPTIDVGMEKSKDVYLILKEALTNCAKHAAAKNVELTLKLQHKHIVMQVKDDGRGLPTSPNLTPSLSGNGLRNIRNRVNNLKGQLKVTSGPTGTTLVIDFRIT
- a CDS encoding response regulator, with the protein product MPLKIIIFDDNINIRESITMLLSTVSDFKVVGAFSNVLNCLADIRKTQPDIILMDIAMPEMTGIEAVKLIKQEFPHIHVLMQTVFEDDERVFDSICNGASGYILKSFLNTNLIHAIQELQYGGAPMSPTIARKVLNKLKSGSPVEAPERNDSYHLTSREKEILTCLVDGLSYKMIAAKLFISYETVRSHVKNIYEKLHVASLTEVVAKAIKQRLV
- a CDS encoding ribonuclease HII; this encodes MAKEKATLLANYSGLKLEAGLDEAGRGCLAGPVVAAAVILPLDYFHPILTDSKLLTKKQRETLREEICREAVSWAVSEVSPGDIDQINISKASFLAMHQALNQLPTPPEFLIVDGNQFIPYPGIPHACIVKGDRKYFSIAAASVLAKTYRDDIMTKLAEQFPGYGWEQNAGYPTRLHRQAIQEVGTTPYHRLSFRLLPESVNL
- a CDS encoding YsnF/AvaK domain-containing protein, encoding MEENLNENWHNESEKATHVIPVIEEHVQVGKKIVETGRVRIIKTVHAEEAHVEAPLLQEEVQIERVPVNQYIETAPSVRYEGEVMIIPVIQEVVVIEKRLMLVEEIRVHKQQVHTNVSETITLRKEEVKIERIDTNNLTNETF
- a CDS encoding YsnF/AvaK domain-containing protein; this encodes MAQTVVGIFDNSTEAQQALQQLISSGISQDRIDISTPGASGSSTSGTTSSDFSSGSTTANYSGSTTSGYNTDRDDDDSVSRFFRNLFGSDDDDNVRSYSEVGRRGSIITVHAQSAQEAESAAQILDQYGAVDIDERAQQYRNQSYTNTADATSGAIPIIEEELQVGKRVVETGGARIRSRIIERPVEESIRLRVEHVRVERNAVNRPATEADLANFREGEIELREQAEVPVVGKEARVVEEVRLGKEVEEREETIHDTVRRTDVEVENLGTDVNRTGTTNTTRTTDLDDLDRNPNL